The sequence ACCGAGGTGATCGCAGCCGTCAAAGTGGTCTTGCCATGGTCGACGTGACCGATGGTCCCGATGTTGACGTGCGGTTTACTGCGTTCGAATTTCGCTTTAGCCATTGGAGTTGTCCTCTCTCAGCCTTTGAAATAGCTCTAAATTCAAAAAATCGCGACGGTAATTAGGCCTTGGCCTTGGCGATGATTTCCTGAGCAACTTGGCTCGGGACCGTCTCGTAGTGATCGAAATGCATGCTGTACGTGGCACGTCCCTGGGTGCGCGAACGCAGGTCGGTGGAGTACCCGAACATATCGGCCAGCGGTACATAAGAGTTGATAATTTGCTGATTGCCTTTGGTGTCCATGCCGAGAATCTGGCCGCGACGGCTGTTCAGATCACCGATGACGTCGCCCATGTAATCATCGGGCACGGTCACCTCTACCTTCATGATGGGCTCAAGCAGAACCGGTTTAGCCTGTTTGCAGCCATCTTTGAAAGCCATAGAGCCGGCAATTTCGAAGGCCTTTTCGTTCGAATCGACATCGTGATAAGAGCCGTCGAACACCGTGACCTTGACGTCGACCACAGGGAAGCCCGCCATTACACCGGAGGTCATCGCACCTTGAATGCCCTTATCGACAGCTGGGACGTACTCGCGGGGAATCACGCCGCCAACAATGCCGTTGACGAACTCGTAGCCTTTGCCCTTTTCCTGGGGCTCGACGTGAAGCCAGCAATGGCCGTATTGGCCGCGACCACCCGACTGGCGCACGAACTTGCCTTCAACCTTGACCGACTCGGTGATGGTTTCGCGGTAGGCAACCTGGGGCTTGCCGACGTTGGCCTCGACCTTGAACTCGCGTCGCATGCGGTCGACGATGATTTCAAGATGCAGCTCACCCATACCAGAGATGATGGTCTGTCCACTCTCTTCATCGGTCCGCACACGGAACGAGGGGTCTTCTTGCGCCAAGCGCTGCAAAGCCAGGCCCATCTTCTCTTGGTCGGCCTTGGTCTTGGGCTCAATGGCAATGTGGATCACGGGCTCGGGGAATTCCATCCGCTCCAGAATGACTGCATGGCTCTCTTCACATAGGGTGTCGCCCGTGGTCGAGTATTTCAAACCAACAGCGGCGCAGATGTCGCCAGCACGGATCTCTTTGATCTCTTCGCGCTTATTGGCGTGCATCTTGAGCAGACGACCAACCCGCTCCTTCTTGTCCTTGGTAGAGTTTAGCATGTAGGAGCCCGCCTCCATGACGCCCGAATAGACGCGCAGGAAGGTCAGCGAACCAACAAAGGGGTCGTTCATAATCTTGAAAGCGAGCGCCGAAAAGGGAGCGTCGTCATCCGAAACGCGGCTGTCGGGGGTCTCCCCATCCATCTTGACCCCTTTAATTGGGGGCACATCGAGGGGCGAGGGCATGTAGTCCACCACTGCGTCGAGCAAGGTTTGGACGCCCTTGTTCTTAAACGCGGTCCCACAGGTCACTGGGACAATAGCGTTGGCGTTGGTGCCCAGACGGATGCAGTGCTTGATCTCGGCCTCGGAAAGTTCCTCACCTTCCAGGTATTTCTCCATGGCGGCCTCGTCGAACTCGGCTACCGCCTCGATCATCGCCTCACGAAATTCTGCTGCTTTCTCGACCAGATCGGCAGGAATCTCGATGACATCAAAGCTCTGCCCTTGGGCAGTCTCGTCATCCCACACGATGGCTTTATTGGTGATCAAATCGACCACACCGCGGAAATGCTCTTCGGCGCCGATGGGAATTTGGATAGGAACGGCGACGGCGTCGAGGCGATCACGAATCTGGTCGACGACGTTGTAGAAGTTGGCGCCAACGCGATCCATCTTGTTGACGAACGCCATGCGGGGAACCTTGTACTTCACCGCCTGACGCCAGACGGTCTCAGACTGAGGCTGAACGCCGCCCACCGAGCAGAACACGGCTACGGCACCATCGAGCACGCGGAGCGAGCGCTCCACTTCGATGGTGAAGTCGACGTGGCCAGGGGTGTCGATGATATTGATGCGGTGATCTTTCCAGCTGCA is a genomic window of Proteobacteria bacterium CG1_02_64_396 containing:
- a CDS encoding translation elongation factor G, with amino-acid sequence MARSVPLEKTRNIGIMAHIDAGKTTTTERILFYTGISHKIGEVHDGAATMDWMEQEQERGITITSAATTCSWKDHRINIIDTPGHVDFTIEVERSLRVLDGAVAVFCSVGGVQPQSETVWRQAVKYKVPRMAFVNKMDRVGANFYNVVDQIRDRLDAVAVPIQIPIGAEEHFRGVVDLITNKAIVWDDETAQGQSFDVIEIPADLVEKAAEFREAMIEAVAEFDEAAMEKYLEGEELSEAEIKHCIRLGTNANAIVPVTCGTAFKNKGVQTLLDAVVDYMPSPLDVPPIKGVKMDGETPDSRVSDDDAPFSALAFKIMNDPFVGSLTFLRVYSGVMEAGSYMLNSTKDKKERVGRLLKMHANKREEIKEIRAGDICAAVGLKYSTTGDTLCEESHAVILERMEFPEPVIHIAIEPKTKADQEKMGLALQRLAQEDPSFRVRTDEESGQTIISGMGELHLEIIVDRMRREFKVEANVGKPQVAYRETITESVKVEGKFVRQSGGRGQYGHCWLHVEPQEKGKGYEFVNGIVGGVIPREYVPAVDKGIQGAMTSGVMAGFPVVDVKVTVFDGSYHDVDSNEKAFEIAGSMAFKDGCKQAKPVLLEPIMKVEVTVPDDYMGDVIGDLNSRRGQILGMDTKGNQQIINSYVPLADMFGYSTDLRSRTQGRATYSMHFDHYETVPSQVAQEIIAKAKA